A genomic region of Lysinibacillus sp. 2017 contains the following coding sequences:
- a CDS encoding manganese catalase family protein, whose product MFYHTKKLQYHAKPEKPDPFFAKQLQEILGGQFGEISVALQYLFQGWNVRGDGKYKDLLMDTGTEELAHIEMLATMIARLLDGAPVGDLEVAAKDPVIGAILGGMNPQHAIVSGLGAMPVDSVGNRWNADYIVASGNLLADFRANLNAESQGRLQAVRLYEATTDRGVKDMLSWLIARDTMHQNQWIAAIKELEAKENIIVPSTFPRELEKREVSHTLFNFSKGNESAAGRWANGPSLDGEGQFRYVEQPLPLAPKPALNPAPPYIHDTLPSIIKGDLPPNFA is encoded by the coding sequence TTGTTTTATCATACAAAAAAGTTACAATATCATGCAAAGCCTGAAAAACCGGATCCTTTTTTTGCCAAGCAATTACAAGAAATTTTAGGTGGGCAATTTGGGGAGATTTCCGTTGCTTTGCAATATCTGTTCCAAGGTTGGAATGTTCGTGGAGATGGCAAGTATAAAGACCTTTTGATGGATACTGGTACTGAAGAATTGGCACATATAGAAATGCTCGCTACCATGATTGCAAGGTTATTAGATGGTGCTCCAGTTGGGGATTTAGAGGTCGCTGCAAAAGATCCTGTAATCGGAGCCATTCTCGGTGGTATGAATCCGCAGCATGCTATTGTCTCTGGACTTGGCGCTATGCCAGTGGATAGTGTAGGAAATCGTTGGAATGCAGATTATATTGTTGCAAGTGGAAATTTACTTGCAGACTTTAGAGCAAATTTAAACGCAGAATCTCAAGGCCGATTACAAGCGGTAAGATTATATGAAGCTACTACTGATCGAGGTGTAAAAGATATGCTATCGTGGTTAATTGCGAGAGATACTATGCACCAAAATCAATGGATAGCCGCCATTAAAGAACTTGAAGCAAAAGAAAACATTATTGTTCCAAGCACATTCCCACGTGAGCTTGAAAAACGCGAGGTATCTCATACATTATTTAATTTTTCAAAAGGAAATGAGAGCGCTGCAGGTAGATGGGCAAATGGACCAAGTTTAGATGGAGAGGGGCAATTCCGTTACGTCGAGCAGCCTCTACCACTAGCACCAAAACCAGCTTTAAATCCTGCCCCACCTTATATACATGACACGTTACCTTCAATTATTAAAGGTGATTTGCCTCCAAATTTCGCTTAA
- a CDS encoding GNAT family N-acetyltransferase: protein MQIAFANLNHISEVVSFFNENLDSNHSAVYSEEFVCPLGIKAAIRRNQMIVATVEGQVVGAFRFYRKKTQNKISLYQFAIRGDYRGQGLLKKMLKPINDLPIMILCPMNSDFNDYFRKTGWSLQEQNEEYKIWVFSNLH, encoded by the coding sequence ATGCAAATAGCTTTCGCGAATCTAAACCATATATCTGAAGTTGTATCATTTTTCAATGAAAATTTAGATAGTAATCATAGCGCAGTTTATTCCGAAGAGTTTGTATGTCCTCTTGGAATTAAAGCAGCCATCAGAAGAAATCAAATGATAGTAGCAACAGTAGAAGGTCAAGTAGTGGGAGCATTTCGATTTTATAGAAAAAAGACACAAAATAAAATTTCTTTATATCAATTTGCGATAAGAGGGGATTATCGGGGTCAAGGATTGTTAAAAAAGATGTTAAAACCGATAAATGATTTACCTATCATGATACTTTGTCCAATGAATTCTGATTTTAATGACTATTTTCGTAAAACGGGTTGGAGTTTACAAGAACAAAATGAAGAGTATAAAATCTGGGTTTTTAGTAACCTTCATTAA
- a CDS encoding GNAT family N-acetyltransferase — protein sequence MKLYIENLNGNMANEILNWKYDKPYDFYNNEVTDEAMKEILDGSYYAIVDELKELIGFFCMGENAQVPIGKQFGVYIEDFVDMGLGMNPNLVGRGNGYEFCSFIIKFIQENCKSTPIRLTVAKFNLRAIHLYEKLGFVAENEFSTDFAEFMTMVKKVG from the coding sequence ATGAAACTATATATTGAAAATTTGAATGGAAATATGGCTAACGAAATTCTCAACTGGAAATACGATAAGCCATATGACTTTTACAATAATGAAGTAACCGATGAAGCGATGAAGGAAATACTTGATGGTTCATACTACGCGATTGTTGATGAATTGAAAGAATTAATTGGATTTTTTTGCATGGGTGAGAATGCCCAAGTGCCCATTGGAAAACAATTTGGAGTTTATATAGAGGATTTTGTTGATATGGGACTTGGTATGAATCCGAATCTTGTTGGCAGAGGAAATGGTTATGAATTTTGCTCATTTATTATTAAATTTATCCAAGAAAATTGTAAAAGTACGCCAATTCGTTTAACAGTGGCAAAATTTAACCTAAGAGCTATTCATCTATATGAAAAGCTTGGTTTTGTGGCGGAAAATGAATTTAGCACCGATTTTGCAGAATTTATGACAATGGTTAAAAAAGTCGGTTAA
- a CDS encoding serine hydrolase: MKLKNIDIDGQMKHYNVLGLSIALLENGQISGTENYGLLEAESDRKVNENSIFSACSISKFLTGILAIKLIEEGFIDLDEDINQRLKSWKVPENEFTKNKGVTLRNLLSHQSGIKDPEGSFSELNSEIGIPSMVELLEGKSPYCKAPIKVLCEPESEFHYSDAGYCVIQQLIEDVTDKPFYQVVNEFIFKPLGMGNSNLNTTMLEKDKKQFSCGHNKEGELVEEKYPIYPYPAASGLWTTSLDLARLVLELLNALKGESKIGISERLAKEMITPQKGKSWTGLGVFLEGSEKQLEITSLGWGVGFQCMMVALPHMEKGAVIMTNADLGVHQMEGIIGEIYTMLMS, translated from the coding sequence ATGAAATTAAAGAATATCGACATTGATGGACAAATGAAACATTATAATGTGCTAGGTTTGAGTATTGCTTTGCTTGAGAACGGGCAAATTAGCGGAACAGAAAATTACGGTTTACTAGAGGCAGAAAGCGATAGGAAGGTTAATGAAAATTCTATTTTTAGTGCGTGTTCCATTAGCAAGTTTTTAACAGGAATACTTGCTATAAAGCTAATAGAGGAAGGCTTTATAGATTTAGATGAGGATATAAATCAAAGACTTAAATCATGGAAAGTACCAGAAAATGAATTTACTAAAAATAAAGGTGTTACATTGAGAAATTTACTTAGTCATCAATCTGGAATTAAGGACCCAGAAGGCAGCTTTTCTGAACTAAATTCAGAAATAGGCATTCCTTCAATGGTTGAATTATTGGAGGGCAAAAGTCCTTATTGTAAAGCTCCTATTAAAGTGCTGTGTGAACCAGAGAGTGAATTTCACTACTCAGATGCAGGTTATTGTGTTATTCAGCAACTAATTGAAGATGTTACAGATAAGCCGTTTTATCAAGTGGTGAATGAGTTCATATTTAAGCCATTAGGAATGGGAAATAGCAATTTAAATACAACAATGTTAGAGAAAGATAAAAAACAATTTTCTTGTGGTCATAATAAAGAAGGGGAATTGGTTGAGGAAAAGTATCCTATATATCCTTACCCAGCAGCTTCTGGATTATGGACAACTTCTTTAGATTTAGCTCGATTAGTTCTTGAGTTACTGAATGCTCTAAAAGGAGAAAGTAAAATTGGCATTTCAGAAAGATTAGCAAAAGAAATGATAACACCGCAAAAAGGTAAGAGTTGGACTGGATTAGGTGTGTTTCTTGAAGGTTCCGAAAAACAATTAGAAATTACATCACTTGGTTGGGGAGTGGGCTTTCAATGTATGATGGTAGCATTACCACATATGGAAAAAGGGGCAGTTATCATGACTAATGCAGATTTAGGTGTGCATCAAATGGAAGGAATTATAGGAGAGATATATACAATGCTTATGTCTTAA
- a CDS encoding YoaK family protein → MMDKTKKWYSLAPNSLIMGMLLALVGGYLDAYTYITRDGVFATAQTGNTVLFAVRAASPEYDGAFQNVPPFLAFIAGVLVAEHMKDRLDKYRRAVLALECVILFIVGWLPGSVPNMIITISVAFVSSLQIATFNKLGKWSYNSTITTGNLRTAASASYGAFANHDQEAKKKFIYFSAIILSFIGGALIGTFFSTSLEHKAIWIASGIILITVILYHKNREQEGTKEPIEVKE, encoded by the coding sequence ATGATGGATAAAACGAAAAAATGGTACTCATTAGCACCGAACTCCTTGATTATGGGTATGTTATTAGCTTTAGTTGGGGGTTATTTAGATGCGTATACTTATATCACCAGAGATGGCGTGTTTGCAACAGCACAAACCGGTAATACTGTATTATTTGCGGTAAGAGCTGCAAGTCCGGAGTATGATGGAGCATTCCAAAATGTACCACCCTTTTTGGCCTTTATTGCAGGTGTTTTAGTTGCAGAACATATGAAAGATCGACTAGATAAGTATAGACGAGCCGTTCTGGCATTGGAGTGTGTAATTTTATTTATAGTTGGATGGTTACCAGGAAGTGTACCTAATATGATTATCACCATCAGTGTTGCATTTGTGTCCTCTTTACAAATTGCGACCTTTAACAAATTGGGAAAGTGGAGCTACAATTCAACAATCACTACAGGGAATCTACGAACAGCAGCTTCCGCTTCCTATGGAGCATTTGCAAACCATGATCAAGAAGCCAAGAAAAAATTCATATATTTCTCTGCAATTATTCTTTCTTTTATTGGTGGCGCTTTAATTGGGACCTTTTTTAGTACGTCCTTAGAACACAAAGCCATATGGATAGCATCAGGTATTATACTAATTACTGTAATCCTTTACCATAAGAACAGAGAACAGGAAGGCACGAAAGAACCAATTGAGGTGAAAGAATAA